One region of Rhineura floridana isolate rRhiFlo1 chromosome 20, rRhiFlo1.hap2, whole genome shotgun sequence genomic DNA includes:
- the BRD3OS gene encoding putative uncharacterized protein BRD3OS — MSERPPLAEKALSEAYARLRYRDTSLLIWQQQQQKLESLPPGTYLNRSHSMWYSQYGNQAILVRDKNKLGIARDTGQSRFCTVM, encoded by the coding sequence ATGAGCGAGCGGCCGCCCCTGGCCGAGAAAGCCTTGTCAGAGGCCTATGCTCGCCTCCGGTACAGGGACACCTCCCTGCTcatctggcagcagcagcagcaaaaactgGAGTCGCTTCCGCCGGGAACATACTTGAACCGGAGCCACAGCATGTGGTATTCGCAGTACGGAAACCAGGCCATCCTGGTCCGAGACAAGAACAAATTGGGCATTGCCAGGGATACTGGGCAGTCCAGATTTTGCACTGTGATGTAA